A region of Burkholderiales bacterium JOSHI_001 DNA encodes the following proteins:
- a CDS encoding exosortase 1 (PFAM: Protein of unknown function (DUF3485); Transmembrane exosortase (Exosortase_EpsH)~TIGRFAM: EpsI family protein; eight transmembrane protein EpsH (proposed exosortase); exosortase 1) has translation MWPGSDAAASGGVHAAAASAAWRSALPTLALTLALTLLLYWRTASEMAGIWWRSDTFAHALLVPPLVVWLVWRQRNHLKFLVPRPSAGALAIVALAAALWWAGDLVQSNVVTQFALVTLCVAAVPVVLGWRVARSIWFPLAFAYFAVPAGEALVPLLMEGTADFTVAALRVSGIPVYREGLNFVIPSGNWSVVEACSGVRYLIASFMVGTLFAFLVYRSTGRRLAFMGVSLLVPILANWVRAYLIVLVGHLSSNRIATGVDHLIYGWVFFGLVMMITYWVGARWAEDNEAPTGGMPALLETVPAPSIGRQVVLAAALVATLAWPVAMQWKAQLPLPEVQPLALPGDLPGGWQADPAAGVGWQPLHTKPLTQTNRQYRLGDHRVGLDLAYYRQQDRGRKVVSSSNVLVGEGDPRWQVQPMAATQLPWRDGLLELRVSRLINRVGDRPDQLVWQTYWVDGGFTADDMQARLRLALGVIRGHGDAAARITVHTDLDDPQAAAQRLRDFMQAAMPALRVALGSAGGGQP, from the coding sequence CCTGCTGCTGTACTGGCGCACGGCCTCTGAGATGGCCGGCATCTGGTGGCGGTCGGACACCTTTGCCCATGCCCTGCTGGTGCCGCCACTGGTGGTGTGGCTGGTTTGGCGCCAGCGGAACCACCTCAAATTCCTGGTTCCGCGCCCGAGCGCCGGCGCGCTGGCCATCGTCGCATTGGCCGCGGCCCTGTGGTGGGCCGGTGACCTGGTACAGAGCAATGTGGTGACCCAGTTTGCCTTGGTGACTCTGTGTGTGGCTGCCGTGCCGGTGGTACTGGGCTGGCGTGTGGCGCGCTCCATCTGGTTTCCGCTCGCCTTCGCCTACTTTGCCGTGCCGGCGGGCGAGGCCCTGGTGCCCCTGCTGATGGAGGGAACCGCGGATTTCACCGTCGCGGCGCTGCGCGTCAGTGGCATCCCGGTGTATCGCGAGGGGCTGAACTTCGTCATTCCCAGCGGCAATTGGTCGGTGGTGGAAGCCTGCAGCGGGGTGCGCTACCTGATTGCGTCCTTCATGGTGGGCACCCTGTTCGCGTTCCTGGTCTATCGATCCACGGGGCGGCGGCTGGCGTTCATGGGCGTGTCGCTGTTGGTACCCATCCTGGCCAACTGGGTGCGTGCCTACCTCATCGTGTTGGTGGGCCACCTGTCCAGCAACCGAATCGCCACCGGCGTTGACCACCTGATCTACGGTTGGGTCTTCTTCGGCCTGGTGATGATGATCACCTACTGGGTTGGCGCGCGCTGGGCTGAGGACAATGAAGCACCGACCGGTGGGATGCCGGCGCTTCTGGAAACGGTTCCGGCGCCTTCGATCGGGCGCCAGGTGGTGCTGGCGGCAGCCCTTGTCGCGACGCTGGCCTGGCCCGTCGCGATGCAGTGGAAGGCCCAGTTGCCCTTGCCGGAGGTGCAACCACTGGCGCTGCCCGGCGACCTTCCCGGTGGCTGGCAGGCCGACCCGGCAGCGGGCGTGGGCTGGCAGCCGCTGCACACCAAGCCGCTGACGCAGACAAACCGGCAGTATCGGCTGGGCGACCACCGTGTCGGCTTGGACCTGGCCTACTACCGGCAGCAGGACCGGGGCCGAAAGGTGGTCAGTTCCTCCAATGTGTTGGTGGGCGAAGGCGACCCGCGTTGGCAAGTTCAGCCCATGGCGGCGACGCAACTGCCATGGCGTGACGGTTTGCTTGAACTGCGGGTTTCCCGGCTCATCAACCGGGTGGGCGATCGGCCTGATCAACTGGTCTGGCAGACCTACTGGGTGGACGGTGGCTTCACCGCCGACGACATGCAGGCGCGGCTGCGGCTGGCCCTGGGCGTGATCCGTGGGCACGGTGACGCGGCGGCCCGGATCACGGTGCACACCGACCTGGACGATCCCCAGGCGGCAGCCCAGCGCCTGCGCGACTTCATGCAGGCGGCCATGCCCGCCTTGCGGGTGGCGCTGGGCTCGGCCGGCGGAGGCCAGCCGTGA